A single Haloglycomyces albus DSM 45210 DNA region contains:
- a CDS encoding SDR family oxidoreductase — MSDVQGPAVGPQDLKGHNALILGASSGMGAACAQTLARQGMNIVGVHFDTATEQDRVDALTAELRSHGVEVTFHNVNAANKRARAEVVEELQGQLAERGVRVLLHSLAFGTLQPYIAEADEAINPRQVSMTADVMAHSLVYWTQALHSAELLRSGSKIFAMTSAGDQKVTASYGAVSAAKCALAAHARQLAVELAPAGIAVNLLRAGVTVTPSLERIPEHKALLATAEERNPHGRLTQPEDVAAWIAQLSQLDSSWLTGNVIGIDGGEALTS; from the coding sequence ATGTCAGACGTTCAGGGGCCCGCAGTCGGGCCGCAAGACCTCAAAGGACACAACGCGTTGATTCTGGGAGCCTCCAGCGGTATGGGGGCCGCCTGCGCCCAGACCTTGGCTCGGCAGGGAATGAACATCGTCGGGGTGCACTTCGACACCGCCACCGAACAGGACAGAGTCGACGCACTGACCGCCGAACTGCGCTCCCACGGCGTAGAGGTCACCTTCCACAACGTCAACGCCGCCAATAAGAGAGCCCGTGCCGAGGTCGTTGAGGAACTACAGGGACAGCTGGCCGAGCGCGGTGTACGAGTGCTGCTGCACTCGCTGGCCTTCGGTACTCTGCAGCCCTACATCGCCGAGGCCGACGAGGCGATCAATCCGCGTCAGGTCTCCATGACCGCCGACGTGATGGCCCACAGTCTGGTGTATTGGACCCAAGCGCTCCATTCCGCCGAGCTTCTCCGGTCCGGCAGCAAGATCTTTGCCATGACCAGTGCCGGAGACCAAAAGGTGACCGCCTCCTACGGTGCGGTCTCGGCCGCCAAGTGCGCCCTGGCCGCCCATGCCCGTCAATTGGCCGTGGAACTGGCCCCGGCGGGTATCGCGGTCAACCTGCTGCGGGCCGGGGTGACGGTGACGCCGTCTCTGGAACGCATCCCCGAACACAAGGCGCTGTTGGCCACCGCCGAAGAACGCAATCCCCACGGCCGATTGACTCAACCCGAAGACGTCGCCGCCTGGATCGCGCAGTTGTCCCAGCTGGATTCGTCCTGGTTGACCGGCAACGTCATCGGCATTGACGGCGGGGAGGCCTTGACCTCATGA
- a CDS encoding beta-ketoacyl synthase N-terminal-like domain-containing protein, with protein MTMAPSRVVISDWEATSPLGIGKDEFIEHLAQPPTSPSDPYGSGHVPNFEVRDFLGKKGTRSMDRVTGLAVATVGQLLHDRDGRRLPGIADDTGLVLGTTTGSAESMLGFTTESLTQKKPYFVDPTRFPNTVMNCAAGQSAIWHQLKGPNTTVAAGRCSGIATLQYALRLARFNRARQIVCGAVEEMSPTRSRLSERHRVGPPHHSLAEGCAVTLLESEAEARSAGRQPWAEVVSVSMGVARDADDVARVLGDRIQRLRQSTDEPLWAVARSDAPGPYAAAESEALNTHVPEAEQLTVGDWIGDTGAASGGFQLAALLARSASQPSDQPRLALMTGVDVDGCVGGALLRLYR; from the coding sequence ATGACCATGGCACCATCCCGGGTGGTCATCAGCGACTGGGAAGCGACCTCGCCGCTGGGTATCGGCAAGGACGAGTTCATCGAGCACCTGGCACAGCCACCCACTTCACCCTCCGACCCGTACGGCTCCGGTCACGTTCCGAACTTCGAGGTACGCGACTTCCTCGGTAAGAAGGGAACCCGATCCATGGACCGGGTGACCGGCCTGGCCGTGGCGACCGTGGGCCAACTGCTGCACGACCGCGACGGACGGCGCCTCCCCGGCATCGCCGACGACACAGGTCTCGTCCTGGGAACCACCACCGGCAGTGCCGAAAGCATGCTCGGCTTCACCACCGAATCGCTGACCCAGAAGAAACCCTACTTCGTCGACCCCACTCGCTTTCCCAATACCGTCATGAACTGCGCGGCAGGGCAAAGCGCCATCTGGCACCAACTCAAAGGACCCAATACGACCGTTGCGGCCGGACGCTGTTCGGGAATCGCCACGTTGCAATACGCCCTGCGCCTGGCGCGGTTCAACCGCGCTCGCCAGATCGTGTGCGGGGCGGTGGAAGAAATGTCGCCGACCCGCAGTCGACTGTCCGAGCGCCACCGCGTCGGGCCACCGCACCACTCGCTCGCCGAAGGCTGCGCGGTGACGCTGCTGGAGTCCGAAGCCGAAGCACGGTCAGCCGGACGACAGCCGTGGGCCGAGGTCGTGTCCGTGTCCATGGGCGTCGCTCGTGACGCCGACGACGTGGCTCGAGTGTTGGGCGACCGGATTCAGCGCTTGCGTCAGTCCACGGACGAACCACTGTGGGCGGTCGCCCGTTCGGACGCTCCCGGACCGTACGCGGCGGCGGAATCCGAGGCCTTGAACACCCATGTTCCGGAGGCCGAACAACTGACCGTCGGTGACTGGATCGGCGACACGGGTGCGGCGTCGGGCGGTTTTCAACTCGCGGCGCTTCTCGCCCGGTCGGCCTCCCAACCGAGTGATCAACCGCGCCTCGCCTTGATGACCGGTGTGGACGTTGACGGCTGTGTGGGCGGCGCGCTGCTGCGCCTCTATCGATAA
- a CDS encoding beta-ketoacyl synthase N-terminal-like domain-containing protein — MNDRDVVVTGVGAVSCLGAGATVLWEGMEGAHSTPRPVDDPQANMAHPLMYLVPSDTDVGPEPSAADLGHAAVTEALRQSGWDPASGSNTGLVLGSGMGQSRVVDQERSQGKPPSEENTLFATVADVARRTGCDGPVHSVSNACAAGGFAVSMAADLIRSGAVDVAVAGGSEAYSRVALGCFNRLGAVDPQRCRPFSADRAGTVFGEGSAAVVLESAEHARRRGATPQAVLSASAWSCDAHHATAPEPDGRQIRRAIDTALREADAKPADVGAVIPHGTGTELNDQIEGQVLAEALEHRPPAYSLKALLGHTGGAAGALAVVAGVLMLRHGEVPNNVAVGPTDDACAVNLNRESVALDRSRVMVNAYAFGGNNISLLLEGVR; from the coding sequence GTGAACGACCGCGATGTCGTGGTCACCGGAGTCGGGGCGGTCTCCTGCCTCGGAGCCGGGGCCACCGTGCTGTGGGAGGGCATGGAAGGCGCACACAGTACTCCGCGCCCGGTCGACGATCCCCAGGCCAACATGGCCCACCCACTCATGTACCTCGTCCCGTCGGACACCGACGTGGGACCGGAGCCGTCGGCCGCCGACCTCGGACATGCCGCTGTGACCGAAGCGTTGCGGCAGTCCGGCTGGGACCCGGCGAGTGGATCGAACACCGGCCTCGTCCTCGGCAGTGGCATGGGGCAGTCGCGTGTCGTCGACCAAGAGCGTTCCCAAGGGAAGCCTCCGTCTGAAGAGAACACCCTGTTCGCCACGGTCGCCGACGTTGCCCGCCGCACCGGCTGCGACGGGCCCGTACACAGCGTCAGCAACGCCTGCGCCGCCGGTGGATTCGCCGTTTCCATGGCCGCCGACCTGATCCGCAGCGGTGCGGTCGACGTCGCCGTGGCCGGAGGCAGCGAAGCCTATTCGCGGGTGGCGCTGGGATGCTTCAACCGCCTGGGAGCCGTCGATCCGCAACGCTGCCGCCCCTTCAGCGCCGACCGCGCCGGAACCGTCTTCGGAGAGGGCTCGGCCGCCGTTGTTCTCGAATCCGCCGAACACGCCCGGCGGCGCGGAGCGACCCCGCAGGCGGTGTTGAGTGCGAGCGCGTGGAGCTGCGACGCCCACCATGCCACCGCACCTGAACCGGACGGGCGGCAGATCCGCCGGGCCATCGACACGGCACTGCGTGAGGCCGACGCCAAACCCGCCGACGTCGGCGCAGTCATACCGCACGGAACGGGAACCGAACTCAATGACCAGATCGAAGGGCAGGTGTTGGCCGAAGCGCTCGAACACCGCCCGCCCGCTTATAGCCTGAAGGCATTGCTGGGGCATACCGGCGGAGCCGCCGGGGCGCTCGCGGTGGTGGCCGGGGTACTGATGCTGCGTCACGGCGAGGTTCCGAACAATGTGGCGGTCGGCCCCACCGACGACGCGTGCGCGGTCAATCTGAATCGTGAGTCGGTCGCTTTGGATCGTTCGCGCGTGATGGTCAACGCCTATGCCTTCGGAGGCAACAACATTTCCTTGCTGCTGGAAGGGGTGCGCTGA
- a CDS encoding beta-ketoacyl synthase N-terminal-like domain-containing protein, with amino-acid sequence MTSPELSVAVTGLGSALPAGAADDEWFDYRSRLGRRGYKYLPRAAQYLLASTKDALADASVELGEGNGEDFGVAVGTNESVRHLHAGMDSTIRDENAEALSPATAPYFSVNLIASRLGTEHGLRGFNVSVTTPHTAGVEALALGARSLSLGRAERVIVGAVESPVASFGGADDGSVSLVTEAADTTRPRYGTVRAASRFVPDVADDPDSLRRWCHETLSRWTTADDVPIHLVAPNANAGQWAAFTEVGHGCLTAAALIRRNLMSGPTESAVLVVSPYGNLSLAYIQRSDD; translated from the coding sequence ATGACGTCGCCTGAATTGAGTGTGGCCGTTACCGGTCTCGGCAGCGCCCTGCCCGCCGGTGCGGCGGACGACGAGTGGTTCGACTATCGCAGTCGGCTCGGTAGGCGCGGATACAAGTATCTGCCACGCGCGGCACAGTACCTTCTGGCCTCCACCAAGGACGCTCTCGCCGACGCGTCCGTCGAACTCGGGGAAGGAAACGGGGAGGACTTTGGCGTCGCGGTGGGCACCAACGAATCGGTGCGCCATCTTCACGCCGGGATGGACTCGACGATTCGCGACGAGAACGCCGAGGCGTTGAGTCCGGCGACCGCCCCGTACTTCTCCGTCAACCTGATCGCGTCGCGTTTGGGGACCGAGCACGGTCTACGCGGCTTCAACGTCAGCGTGACGACCCCGCACACGGCGGGAGTGGAAGCTCTGGCCTTGGGCGCTCGATCCCTGTCTCTGGGGCGCGCCGAACGCGTAATCGTGGGAGCGGTCGAGTCGCCCGTGGCCTCCTTCGGCGGTGCCGACGACGGTTCGGTGTCGCTGGTGACGGAAGCGGCCGACACGACGCGACCGCGCTATGGAACCGTGCGGGCGGCCAGTCGATTCGTCCCCGACGTCGCGGACGATCCCGACAGTCTACGACGCTGGTGCCACGAGACCTTGAGCCGCTGGACGACAGCGGACGACGTTCCGATTCACCTGGTCGCCCCCAACGCCAATGCGGGCCAGTGGGCGGCGTTCACCGAGGTGGGACACGGTTGCTTGACCGCCGCCGCGCTGATACGCCGCAATCTGATGTCGGGTCCGACCGAGAGCGCCGTCCTGGTCGTCTCCCCATATGGAAACCTGTCCCTCGCCTATATACAACGGAGTGACGATTAA
- a CDS encoding 3-hydroxyacyl-ACP dehydratase FabZ family protein, with protein sequence MQHTDIKEILPHRYPMLLVDRILDLKPGTSLRAAKAVSGNEPWYAHSDSDAYPTVLLVESWCQAAGVLVAADKPNPSVVEGKVMLFGGMSDVDVHRPVFPGDTLIHHVELQRDLGDTVLCGGHTTVDDQTVLSVDRIVMAMRPAQELTGGTDSQ encoded by the coding sequence ATGCAGCACACCGACATCAAGGAAATCCTCCCGCACCGCTACCCCATGCTGCTGGTGGACCGCATTCTCGACCTCAAACCGGGAACGAGTCTGCGGGCCGCGAAGGCCGTCAGCGGCAACGAACCGTGGTATGCCCATTCCGACTCCGACGCCTATCCCACCGTTCTACTCGTCGAATCCTGGTGTCAGGCGGCCGGAGTGCTGGTAGCCGCGGACAAACCCAATCCCTCCGTCGTGGAAGGCAAGGTCATGCTCTTCGGCGGAATGTCGGATGTGGACGTACACCGGCCCGTCTTCCCGGGCGACACTCTCATCCACCACGTGGAACTGCAACGCGACCTGGGAGACACCGTTCTCTGCGGTGGACACACCACCGTCGACGATCAGACCGTACTCAGCGTCGACCGCATCGTCATGGCCATGCGACCGGCGCAGGAACTCACCGGAGGTACCGACTCGCAATGA
- a CDS encoding DsrE family protein, with the protein MAPTALQRSDLLVALMGAPHDNDMATTALRLVEASLAREANVQVWTCGYATMLTQKSLGDDKPRNLLDWQTHYPSVAEVITGLVAQHPEHLRWYSCRFCSEERGATDHVDHVRLRPPFAFNKHVEAADTTVMMGVV; encoded by the coding sequence ATGGCACCGACCGCATTGCAACGCAGCGATCTACTGGTCGCGCTCATGGGCGCGCCACACGACAACGACATGGCGACCACCGCCCTGCGCTTGGTCGAGGCAAGCCTGGCTCGTGAGGCGAATGTCCAAGTATGGACCTGCGGATACGCCACCATGCTCACGCAGAAGAGCCTGGGAGACGACAAGCCGCGCAACCTCTTGGACTGGCAGACACACTATCCCAGCGTGGCCGAGGTCATCACCGGCCTGGTGGCTCAACACCCGGAGCATCTGCGCTGGTACTCCTGCCGCTTCTGCAGCGAGGAACGCGGCGCGACCGACCACGTCGACCATGTCCGACTGCGTCCGCCGTTCGCATTCAACAAACACGTCGAAGCCGCCGACACCACCGTCATGATGGGAGTGGTCTGA
- a CDS encoding acyl carrier protein, translating to MDVTIDREELRNLVSEVLDVEVDEVGDETHFIDDLEVDSLMALEVMVVLERKFGVKLTEDELKEITTLNKAHALMTHKLGEK from the coding sequence ATGGACGTAACAATCGACCGTGAAGAACTGCGCAATCTCGTCTCCGAGGTACTCGACGTCGAGGTCGACGAAGTCGGCGACGAGACCCACTTCATCGACGACCTGGAAGTGGACTCGCTGATGGCCCTTGAGGTCATGGTGGTTTTGGAACGCAAGTTCGGCGTCAAACTCACCGAGGACGAACTGAAGGAGATCACCACCCTCAACAAGGCTCACGCTCTCATGACGCACAAGCTGGGGGAGAAGTAA